One Vitis riparia cultivar Riparia Gloire de Montpellier isolate 1030 chromosome 4, EGFV_Vit.rip_1.0, whole genome shotgun sequence genomic window carries:
- the LOC117912082 gene encoding probable receptor-like protein kinase At1g80640 encodes MKFFLLILPLLQSIWSFHFSIVEGISDPPLSSISAPLSSPPIGATSPISSSMAAFSPAIQEGSEENQMDSHKKTFIALIVASAALGVTILILLSLWIHKKCSQKSHKSNAQSSDAEKALTLGPLLAKFNTMKVIGRKGSVSCIDYKVLETATNNFQESNILGEGGFGCVYKARLDDNSHVAVKKIDGRGQDAEREFENEVGLLTKIQHPNIISLLGYSSHEESKFLVYELMQNGSLETQLHGPSHGSSLTWHIRMKIALDAARGLEYLHEHCNPPVIHRDLKSSNILLDSNFNAKLSDFGLAVIDGPQNKNNLKLSGTLGYLAPEYLLDGKLTDKSDVYAFGVVLLELLLGRKPVEKLAPSQCQSIVTWAMPQLTDRSKLPGIVDPVIRDTMDLKHLYQVAAVAVLCVQPEPSYRPLITDVLHSLIPLVPVELGGMLKVTQQAPPINTIAPSAGG; translated from the exons atgaagttctTTCTTCTGATTCTGCCTCTTCTTCAGTCCATTTGGAGTTTTCACTTCTCTATTGTTGAGGGCATCTCAGACCCTCCTCTTTCCTCTATATCTGCTCCTCTTTCTTCACCACCAATTGGGGCCACTTCACCAATCTCTTCATCAATGGCTGCCTTCTCTCCAG CTATTCAAGAGGGAAGTGAAGAAAATCAGATGGATTCTCACAAGAAAACGTTTATAGCACTCATTGTTGCTTCTGCTGCACTGGGTGTAACCATATTGATTCTGTTGTCTCTGTGGATTCATAAGAAGTGCTCCCAAAAATCCCACAAGAGCAATGCTCAGAGCTCAG ATGCAGAGAAAGCCCTCACTTTAGGTCCATTGTTGGCTAAATTCAACACCATGAAAGTGATTGGGAGAAAGGGTTCTGTCTCTTGTATTGATTATAAGGTACTAGAAACTGCAACAAACAATTTTCAGGAAAGTAATATCCTGGGTGAGGGCGGGTTTGGTTGTGTCTACAAGGCGCGGTTGGATGATAACTCCCATGTGGCTGTGAAGAAGATAGATGGTAGAGGCCAGGATGCTGAGAGAGAATTTGAG AATGAGGTGGGTTTGTTGACTAAAATTCAGCACCCAAATATAATTTCTCTCCTGGGTTATAGCAGTCATGAGGAGTCAAAGTTTCTTGTCTATGAGCTGATGCAGAATGGATCTCTGGAAACTCAATTGCACG GACCTTCTCATGGATCATCTCTAACTTGGCATATTCGAATGAAAATCGCTCTGGATGCAGCAAG AGGATTAGAGTATCTACATGAGCACTGCAACCCACCAGTCATCCATAGAGATCTTAAATCATCTAATATTCTTCTGGATTCAAACTTCAATGCCAAG CTTTCGGATTTTGGTCTAGCTGTAATTGATGGGCCTCAAAACAAGAACAACTTGAAGCTTTCAGGCACCCTGGGTTATCTAGCTCCTGAGTATCTTTTAGATG gTAAACTGACTGATAAGAGTGATGTGTATGCATTTGGAGTGGTGCTTCTAGAGCTACTACTGGGAAGAAAGCCTGTGGAAAAACTGGCACCATCTCAATGCCAGTCCATCGTCACATGG GCCATGCCACAGTTGACTGACAGATCAAAGCTCCCAGGCATCGTTGACCCTGTGATTAGAGACACAATGGATCTAAAGCATTTATACCAA GTTGCTGCTGTAGCTGTGCTATGTGTGCAACCAGAACCAAGTTACCGGCCATTGATAACAGATGTTCTGCACTCCCTCATCCCACTCGTTCCAGTTGAGTTGGGAGGGATGCTAAAAGTTACCCAGCAAGCGCCGCCTATCAACACCATTGCACCTTCTGCTGGAGGTTGA
- the LOC117912430 gene encoding extensin-1-like has product MAKLHHLFYATLLYNLLKTTPALTQNPSDPNQSPFCHPFYSFIFKSCAFTGISRPPFVVLPPPSAPYQSSVNPPTDSSPATIVYVYPFLPSPLPIVVSTTPPPPLLPGLPTVIPSSPNDPYSLLPPPPPPSLTYVFPYLPPPPPPPVATFPYVYPTIGPPQAGVQPTIPITYPGTPAPPQQVTLPPFLPVVYPPPPPQPTTLPSPFPYYPYVTAPPPPLFPGGYPYVYPPPPALPVFTPGLPQQPPIFPLQPPVIPQQPPVFPLQPPVTYQQPPVVYQQPPVIPQQPPVIPQQPPVVFPQNPPYITQQPPVIPQQPPVVYPQNPPYITQQPPIIPQTLPPPVVFPQNPPYITQQPPVIPQMLSPPAAVTYVWPLLAAPPPPVTFP; this is encoded by the coding sequence ATGGCAAAGCTCCACCACCTCTTCTATGCAACTCTCCTCTACAACCTCCTCAAAACCACACCAGCACTAACCCAAAATCCTTCAGATCCCAATCAGAGCCCCTTCTGCCACCCCTTCTACTCATTCATCTTCAAAAGCTGCGCCTTCACTGGTATTAGCCGGCCACCCTTTGTGGTCCTCCCACCACCCTCTGCTCCTTACCAATCTTCTGTGAATCCACCAACAGATTCTTCTCCGGCTACCATTGTCTATGTCTACCCTTTTCTCCCATCTCCACTCCCTATTGTTGTCTCCACCACGCCCCCTCCACCATTATTACCAGGCCTCCCTACTGTAATACCATCATCACCTAACGATCCTTATTCTCTCTTgccaccaccgccaccaccaTCACTGACTTATGTCTTCCCTTACTTACCACCACCGCCGCCACCACCGGTAGCAACGTTTCCTTATGTGTATCCAACTATTGGCCCACCACAGGCCGGAGTGCAACCTACAATTCCTATTACGTATCCAGGTACGCCAGCACCACCACAGCAAGTGACACTACCGCCTTTTTTACCGGTGGTTTatcctccaccaccaccacagcCAACGACTCTCCCTTCTCCTTTCCCTTACTATCCTTACGTTACagccccaccaccaccactttTCCCAGGTGGATATCCCTATGTCTATCCACCACCTCCGGCTCTACCAGTGTTTACACCTGGGCTTCCTCAGCAACCACCGATTTTTCCTCTACAGCCACCAGTTATTCCTCAACAACCACCTGTGTTTCCACTACAGCCACCGGTTACTTACCAACAGCCACCAGTCGTTTATCAACAACCTCCCGTGATCCCACAACAGCCGCCGGTAATACCACAGCAACCACCGGTGGTGTTCCCCCAGAACCCACCTTACATCACACAGCAGCCACCAGTCATTCCACAGCAACCACCAGTCGTGTACCCGCAAAATCCACCTTACATCACACAGCAGCCGCCTATCATTCCACAAACACTTCCGCCTCCGGTGGTGTTTCCACAAAACCCACCTTACATCACACAACAACCACCAGTAATTCCACAGATGCTTTCCCCACCGGCTGCAGTTACTTATGTATGGCCACTACTAGCAGCACCACCCCCACCAGTCACCTTTCCTTGA